A single region of the Latilactobacillus curvatus JCM 1096 = DSM 20019 genome encodes:
- a CDS encoding restriction endonuclease produces the protein MAITTNYKELKLCKHGLPTWDAMLPVVLLVASEHAEPIKRSTIKDEAIKKMELPKSLQQLKSDRGESIIYSRIGWPISELAVSGLLERPKRGLYQITNLGKQLLFEKGNKLTSEFIRQQPQYIQHQKELVQKGNNEIVESANIANDDADTNPLQLVDSVVKKYNDSVSIELLERIRKGSPYFFEKLVIELLSNMGYKGENGHAMVTQKSNDKGIDGIINQDALGTSTVYLQAKKYQVGNNVQRNEMQAFFGALSGYGSDRGVFITTSDFSDGAVEYAKNQHIVLINGLQLSDLMLQYQVGVNVKKQYTTFDIDEDFFIEDD, from the coding sequence ATGGCAATTACAACTAATTATAAAGAACTAAAACTATGTAAACATGGGTTACCTACATGGGATGCGATGTTACCAGTTGTTTTATTGGTAGCAAGTGAGCATGCCGAGCCAATCAAAAGAAGTACGATTAAAGATGAAGCTATCAAAAAAATGGAATTACCTAAATCACTTCAGCAATTGAAATCAGATAGAGGCGAAAGTATTATTTATAGTCGGATTGGGTGGCCCATATCTGAATTGGCGGTTAGTGGCTTATTAGAACGACCCAAACGAGGCCTTTATCAAATTACAAACTTAGGTAAGCAGTTACTATTTGAAAAGGGTAATAAATTGACTTCTGAATTTATTCGTCAGCAACCCCAATATATCCAACATCAAAAAGAACTAGTACAAAAAGGCAACAATGAGATTGTAGAATCGGCGAACATTGCAAATGATGATGCCGATACTAACCCACTTCAATTGGTGGATTCAGTAGTGAAAAAATATAATGATTCAGTTAGCATTGAGTTACTTGAACGTATTCGGAAAGGCTCTCCTTATTTTTTCGAGAAATTAGTTATTGAACTCCTTAGCAATATGGGCTATAAAGGCGAAAATGGACATGCAATGGTCACACAGAAAAGTAACGATAAAGGTATCGACGGGATTATTAATCAAGACGCTTTAGGAACAAGTACGGTCTACTTGCAAGCTAAGAAGTACCAAGTTGGTAATAATGTTCAGCGTAATGAAATGCAGGCATTTTTTGGCGCTTTGAGTGGCTATGGTTCGGATCGTGGTGTTTTTATAACAACATCTGATTTTTCGGACGGTGCAGTTGAGTACGCGAAAAATCAGCATATCGTGTTAATTAATGGGTTACAATTGAGCGATCTAATGCTGCAGTATCAGGTTGGTGTGAACGTTAAGAAGCAATATACAACATTTGATATTGATGAAGATTTCTTTATTGAAGATGATTAA
- the brxL gene encoding protease Lon-related BREX system protein BrxL has translation MDQVILDKLVANFPGKFVRKDLTKKIKEGANVPVYVLEYLLGMYASSLDEELVEKGVENVKNILARNYVRPDEAEKVKAKIRENGGYTVIDKVTVSLNEHKDQYEAEFSNLGLAGVQISDEYPKKYDRLLGGGIWCIVQMEYWFNENDQRNSPFIAKKVDPIQMPGLDIEELKRGRAAFTEDEWIDLVLRSIGMEPTQFDERVKWLHLARLVPLIENNFNLCELGPRGTGKSHVYKEISPNSILVSGGQTTVANLFYNMARRSMGLVGMWDTVAFDEVAGINVKDGDLVQIMKDYMASGSFARGKEEKNASASMVFVGNINQSVDVILKTSNLFEPFPEKMGTDSAFLDRMHCYLPGWEIPKYRPEFFTNDYGFITDYFSEVMRELRKTTYSDAIDKYFKLGTQLNQRDTIAVKKMVSGLIKLVYPDGKFGKAEVEKILSFSIEMRRRVKEQLKKIGGMEFFDVNLSYIDLEENREEYVAVPEQGSGTLIPEGIGKPGHIYSVSTGASGRIGTFTFETQMVAGNGKFKATGLGGDGQAKEKADSAYKYLNANASSISASISTTTHDYVFNTQDLNGVGNPEMLSLPALIALCSVTLNRPLVASTVILGDVTIGGTLVKVTNLADMMQVARDSGAKKILVPMMNAADLSTVPPELMATFNIIFYQTPEDAVYKVLGVE, from the coding sequence GTGGATCAAGTTATTTTAGATAAACTCGTCGCAAATTTCCCTGGGAAGTTTGTTCGTAAGGATCTGACTAAGAAAATTAAGGAAGGGGCTAATGTTCCAGTATACGTATTAGAGTATTTATTGGGAATGTATGCCTCTTCTTTGGACGAAGAATTAGTCGAAAAAGGTGTTGAAAATGTTAAGAATATCTTAGCGCGTAATTATGTTCGCCCGGATGAAGCGGAAAAAGTTAAAGCTAAGATTCGTGAAAATGGTGGCTACACAGTTATTGACAAAGTAACTGTTTCCCTAAATGAGCACAAGGATCAATATGAAGCTGAATTCTCTAACTTAGGGTTAGCTGGCGTGCAGATTAGTGATGAATATCCTAAAAAATATGATCGCTTATTAGGCGGTGGTATTTGGTGTATTGTTCAAATGGAGTACTGGTTTAACGAAAATGATCAAAGAAATTCGCCATTTATTGCTAAAAAAGTAGATCCAATTCAAATGCCAGGATTAGATATTGAGGAATTAAAAAGAGGACGTGCTGCATTCACAGAAGACGAATGGATCGATTTAGTTTTGCGGTCAATTGGAATGGAACCAACACAGTTTGATGAACGTGTAAAATGGCTTCATTTAGCAAGATTGGTTCCCTTAATTGAAAATAATTTTAACCTATGTGAATTGGGTCCGCGTGGAACAGGAAAATCACATGTCTATAAAGAAATATCACCCAATTCTATTTTAGTTTCTGGTGGTCAAACTACAGTCGCTAATCTTTTTTACAATATGGCACGTCGATCAATGGGGCTAGTGGGTATGTGGGATACTGTGGCCTTCGACGAGGTTGCTGGCATTAATGTCAAAGACGGTGATCTTGTTCAAATTATGAAGGATTATATGGCCTCGGGTTCATTTGCTCGTGGTAAAGAAGAAAAGAATGCGTCGGCGTCCATGGTATTTGTCGGGAATATTAACCAAAGTGTTGATGTGATTTTAAAAACATCCAACCTTTTTGAACCATTTCCCGAAAAGATGGGAACTGATTCAGCGTTCTTAGATCGGATGCATTGCTATTTACCAGGGTGGGAGATTCCTAAATATCGTCCGGAATTCTTTACAAATGATTATGGCTTTATTACTGATTATTTTTCGGAGGTAATGCGAGAACTAAGAAAAACAACCTATAGTGACGCAATTGATAAGTATTTTAAATTAGGAACACAGTTAAATCAAAGAGATACGATTGCAGTTAAGAAGATGGTCTCAGGTTTAATTAAATTAGTTTATCCAGATGGTAAATTTGGTAAAGCAGAAGTAGAAAAAATCCTGAGTTTCTCAATTGAGATGCGGCGCCGTGTTAAGGAGCAACTTAAGAAAATTGGTGGTATGGAATTTTTCGATGTCAATCTTTCTTATATTGATCTGGAAGAAAATCGTGAAGAATATGTTGCAGTTCCTGAGCAGGGGAGTGGGACGTTAATTCCAGAAGGGATTGGGAAACCAGGACATATCTATTCTGTTTCGACAGGCGCTAGTGGTAGAATTGGGACTTTTACGTTTGAAACTCAAATGGTTGCTGGAAATGGTAAATTTAAAGCGACCGGCCTTGGTGGAGATGGTCAAGCTAAAGAAAAAGCCGATTCAGCTTATAAGTATCTAAATGCGAATGCGAGCTCTATAAGTGCTAGCATCTCAACAACAACCCACGATTATGTGTTTAATACACAAGACTTAAACGGTGTTGGAAATCCGGAAATGCTATCGCTACCTGCATTGATAGCACTTTGTTCAGTAACTTTAAATCGCCCACTTGTTGCTAGCACTGTCATTTTAGGAGACGTAACAATTGGCGGAACTTTAGTCAAAGTGACGAATTTAGCTGATATGATGCAAGTAGCAAGAGATTCAGGTGCTAAAAAGATTTTAGTACCGATGATGAATGCGGCGGATTTATCAACTGTACCGCCAGAATTAATGGCAACGTTTAACATCATTTTTTATCAAACACCGGAAGATGCAGTTTATAAGGTATTAGGCGTTGAATGA
- the pglZ gene encoding BREX-1 system phosphatase PglZ type A translates to MSDLNLSQIQTRLNELFVTYGERKLIFWFDPKKEFEEDIDNGQIVLNGAQIYKLAPDNQFETKRFFELEDKDNSYLIYAPFERMSDDDENNFLLSLLKYSGTFNADRISLIMTQLNIPAELHAVMETYAKFFGAKSRVASFEKMMTGEIKSREELEMSLMAVLTRANTAQFYSVIQALFVEYSADLSDSYDQLVRFDLAPAFWQYVAHYYGYTTTEPTIQSLVIAFFANTYFGQLGYQELPVGLKDYEVLDQTMAIVSFMDGVMNDSRYSEPIDRLSADIYRLINGDKLLDKAPIEELIDADVFEAIHSKIIEYYIAQLTNDDLTPLINGMSLEEIVVRKQRAHFGFRYEHQYQAILNAQKLLNSVTIFNMNRFSDLVKDYEDELYLIDQYYRKFTLHLDQIDEHANFASLQNVVEKHYKQFLDEIGRTWNELFSLDERPSVLDFYDNYAKSKTKTVVIISDALRYEIAKEIQQSVENEKKFSTKMTTIFSVLPSVTEFGKAASLRSGQESYEYLSGNDVHVNGLPTQGTKARDKVLKVKNPNALAITYSDVVDRSNAKELRDLFNGKEIIYLYHDQIDRTGDHGQEMQVFDAAERTVKELKAVIPYIANGANVQRFVITGDHGFIYTRSAIEEYEKIENPSNLENDRVERRFIISDHQYDEIGIKSMRLGTALRNNDQRYIHFSETSTIFKKAGGGQNYSHGGSSPQEMMIPVLEVNVARGSAQKEPVSVQLMTAKRKVVGLSISLEFYQTEAISDSITKAQYALYFEDKHGVRISNENTYYADSTAGASSERFTNFAFEFVNRNYETNEDIYLVIKNEETKVELDRVDFVIDNPFAGGFGFDI, encoded by the coding sequence ATGTCAGATCTAAATCTGAGTCAAATTCAAACTCGCTTGAATGAGCTTTTCGTGACTTATGGGGAACGTAAGCTCATTTTTTGGTTTGATCCTAAGAAGGAATTTGAAGAAGACATTGATAATGGACAAATTGTATTAAATGGTGCGCAGATTTATAAACTGGCACCAGACAATCAATTTGAAACAAAACGTTTTTTTGAATTGGAAGACAAAGACAACAGTTACTTAATTTATGCGCCTTTTGAACGAATGAGTGATGATGACGAAAATAACTTTTTACTAAGTCTACTAAAATACTCGGGGACTTTTAATGCTGATCGAATCTCATTGATTATGACACAGCTTAACATTCCAGCAGAACTACATGCTGTTATGGAAACATATGCAAAATTCTTTGGCGCCAAGAGCCGAGTTGCATCTTTTGAAAAGATGATGACCGGTGAAATCAAATCCAGAGAAGAGCTTGAAATGTCGTTAATGGCGGTGTTAACAAGAGCCAACACTGCACAGTTTTATAGTGTCATTCAAGCGCTATTTGTTGAATACTCAGCAGATTTAAGTGATTCATATGACCAGTTGGTCCGGTTTGATTTAGCACCTGCGTTTTGGCAATATGTGGCCCATTATTATGGCTATACAACGACAGAACCAACGATTCAAAGTTTAGTGATTGCTTTTTTTGCAAATACTTATTTTGGACAATTGGGTTATCAAGAATTACCCGTAGGTTTAAAAGATTATGAAGTATTAGATCAAACAATGGCAATCGTTTCATTTATGGACGGTGTGATGAATGATTCTCGTTATTCGGAGCCAATTGATCGTCTAAGTGCAGATATTTATCGATTAATTAATGGTGATAAGTTACTTGATAAAGCGCCAATTGAAGAATTAATTGATGCTGATGTTTTTGAAGCAATTCATTCAAAGATTATTGAATATTATATTGCTCAACTTACAAATGATGATTTGACACCGCTGATTAATGGGATGTCATTGGAAGAGATTGTGGTTCGAAAGCAAAGAGCACATTTTGGATTCCGTTATGAACATCAATACCAAGCAATTTTAAATGCTCAAAAGTTATTGAATAGTGTGACAATCTTTAACATGAATCGCTTTAGTGACCTAGTGAAGGACTACGAAGATGAATTATATCTAATTGATCAATACTATCGAAAATTTACATTACATTTAGATCAGATTGATGAACACGCAAACTTTGCATCATTACAAAATGTTGTTGAAAAACATTATAAGCAGTTCTTAGATGAAATTGGTCGAACTTGGAATGAATTATTTTCATTAGATGAACGGCCATCGGTTCTAGATTTTTATGACAATTATGCAAAGAGTAAAACGAAAACGGTGGTCATTATTTCGGACGCACTACGCTATGAAATTGCTAAGGAAATTCAACAGTCAGTGGAAAACGAGAAGAAGTTTTCCACTAAGATGACGACGATCTTTTCTGTGCTACCTTCAGTGACTGAGTTTGGTAAAGCTGCTTCGTTGCGTTCTGGACAAGAAAGCTATGAATATCTCAGTGGAAATGACGTTCATGTTAATGGTTTGCCGACACAAGGAACAAAAGCACGGGATAAGGTGCTAAAAGTGAAAAATCCTAATGCACTCGCGATCACTTATTCTGATGTTGTTGATAGAAGTAATGCAAAAGAATTACGGGATCTGTTCAATGGCAAGGAGATCATTTATTTATATCATGATCAAATTGATAGGACCGGAGATCATGGACAAGAAATGCAGGTTTTTGATGCGGCAGAGCGAACGGTTAAAGAACTAAAAGCTGTAATTCCATATATTGCTAATGGGGCTAATGTGCAACGCTTTGTTATCACAGGAGATCATGGCTTTATTTATACACGCTCAGCGATTGAAGAGTACGAAAAAATTGAGAATCCATCTAACTTAGAAAATGATCGAGTTGAACGACGTTTTATTATTAGTGATCACCAATATGATGAAATTGGGATTAAGTCAATGAGATTGGGGACTGCGCTAAGAAATAATGATCAACGGTACATTCATTTCTCTGAAACATCAACAATCTTTAAAAAAGCGGGTGGCGGACAAAATTATTCCCATGGGGGTTCTTCTCCACAAGAAATGATGATTCCTGTTCTAGAAGTAAATGTTGCAAGGGGATCTGCACAAAAAGAACCAGTATCGGTTCAATTAATGACGGCTAAACGAAAAGTGGTAGGACTATCAATTTCACTTGAATTTTATCAAACAGAAGCAATTAGTGATTCTATTACGAAGGCCCAATATGCACTGTACTTTGAAGATAAACACGGTGTTCGAATTAGTAATGAAAATACTTACTATGCAGATTCAACAGCTGGTGCTTCAAGTGAGCGATTCACTAATTTTGCTTTTGAATTCGTTAACCGAAACTATGAAACCAATGAAGACATTTATTTAGTTATCAAGAACGAAGAAACGAAGGTTGAGTTAGATCGTGTTGATTTCGTGATTGATAATCCATTTGCCGGTGGATTTGGATTTGATATTTAG
- a CDS encoding tyrosine-type recombinase/integrase, producing the protein MNRKITLAAYFKEWMETFKKPAISPVTYIKYENTHKHILTYFGATNLDQLDRQTYQQALNQFAKTHAKRTTAGFHKQIRAAVLDILEEGTLNTDFTRKAIVTGRKKKKAKVMFHSYSDWQELIHYTGSHSSDSHAFIVYLSAMTGLRYAEVLGLTVDDIDFKHKLISVNKTWDYKYHTGFKTTKNASSVRTVDVDKSTLVVIKQVIRQRRFKSHDRICIDLQGKLPVSATINRYLENLCYQLNIPPISFHGLRHTHASILLFKGVNILSVSRRLGHKDVTTTQSVYLHVIKEMEERETKLIMKIMNTALAD; encoded by the coding sequence ATGAACAGAAAAATTACCCTTGCTGCTTACTTTAAAGAATGGATGGAAACTTTCAAAAAACCAGCAATCTCACCGGTTACTTATATCAAATATGAAAATACTCATAAACATATTCTGACCTACTTTGGCGCAACCAATCTTGATCAACTTGATCGTCAAACTTATCAACAAGCGCTTAATCAATTTGCTAAAACCCATGCAAAAAGAACGACCGCTGGATTTCACAAACAAATCCGCGCGGCCGTTCTTGATATTCTTGAAGAAGGCACGCTTAATACCGACTTTACACGTAAAGCGATTGTTACTGGTCGCAAGAAAAAGAAAGCAAAGGTAATGTTTCATTCCTACTCGGATTGGCAAGAACTCATTCACTATACCGGCAGCCATTCATCTGATTCACATGCCTTTATCGTCTATTTGTCTGCGATGACTGGCCTACGCTATGCAGAAGTTCTCGGTCTTACAGTAGATGATATTGACTTTAAGCATAAACTCATCTCAGTCAATAAGACTTGGGACTATAAATACCATACTGGTTTTAAAACAACAAAAAATGCGAGTTCAGTACGAACTGTCGACGTTGATAAAAGTACATTAGTCGTCATTAAACAGGTTATCCGCCAGCGCCGTTTTAAAAGTCATGACAGAATTTGTATCGATCTCCAGGGGAAACTACCCGTCAGTGCCACGATTAATCGCTATCTAGAAAACTTATGTTATCAACTTAATATTCCGCCAATCTCATTTCATGGACTTCGGCACACCCATGCCTCAATCCTGCTATTCAAAGGTGTCAACATTCTCAGTGTTAGTCGCCGACTTGGCCATAAAGATGTCACCACAACACAAAGCGTCTACCTCCATGTGATAAAAGAAATGGAAGAACGCGAAACAAAACTGATTATGAAAATCATGAATACAGCATTAGCCGACTAG
- the pglX gene encoding BREX-1 system adenine-specific DNA-methyltransferase PglX, whose protein sequence is MGSGHVLAYAFDVFMQLYTAEGFRERDAAELIMTNNLFGLEIDKRAYQLAYFAIMMKGREYNRRILSKEIKLNLHQFIDSPEIPNEYFERLAEVSPYSYELTTTLLNQLTRLLDQFKNATEIGSILKIEELRQSELDQLEQFIGSFEFFSDMDILYQLPEIQTKVISILNITRVLMTKYTAVTTNPPYLNKMSSNLDKYVKKNYPDVKTDLFSVFIKMNSNILTEGGYAGFMTPFVWMFIKSYEELRSFLITNKSISSLIQMEYSAFEEATVPVCCFMIKNAKTEPVGNYLKLSDFKGGMTVQKEKVLEAIQKIDTNYYYRTNQRKFIKIPGSPISYWVSENELSAFIHGNPLQDYYSPKTGLQTGDNYTFLRHWSEVDFFHTNIQNNTHYAKYQKINTGGESIKWYGNLSDVILWENNGYKIKNNKGSVIRNENYYYLEGISWKRIGSSEMKFKYLPKNLIFDQSGDSMFPISNMHYQFILGFLNSPVAEKFLAYIAPTLNLTAGNLSNIPIIESNNLNEKKVITELVNQNIKETKKEVDSSEISWDFKCHPLI, encoded by the coding sequence ATGGGATCGGGACATGTTTTGGCTTATGCCTTCGATGTCTTCATGCAGCTCTATACAGCTGAAGGATTTAGAGAACGTGATGCAGCTGAATTGATTATGACTAACAACCTATTTGGTTTGGAAATTGACAAACGGGCCTACCAACTAGCATATTTTGCCATCATGATGAAGGGGCGAGAATACAATCGACGAATCTTATCTAAAGAAATAAAACTAAATTTACATCAGTTTATTGATTCGCCTGAGATACCAAATGAGTACTTCGAACGATTAGCCGAAGTATCCCCATACTCTTATGAATTAACAACAACTCTATTAAATCAACTTACTAGACTTCTAGATCAATTTAAAAATGCAACAGAAATTGGCTCTATTCTAAAGATTGAAGAACTTCGACAATCAGAGCTAGATCAGCTTGAACAGTTTATCGGGTCATTTGAATTTTTCTCAGATATGGATATTCTTTATCAGCTACCTGAAATACAAACAAAGGTCATCAGTATTCTTAATATTACAAGAGTACTGATGACCAAATACACAGCAGTGACAACAAATCCGCCGTATTTGAATAAGATGAGCTCTAATTTAGATAAATATGTTAAAAAGAATTATCCAGATGTCAAAACAGATCTTTTCTCAGTATTTATTAAAATGAATAGTAACATATTGACCGAGGGCGGTTATGCCGGCTTTATGACACCATTTGTTTGGATGTTTATTAAATCATATGAAGAATTAAGATCATTCTTGATTACTAATAAGAGTATCTCAAGTCTTATACAGATGGAATATTCGGCATTTGAAGAAGCCACTGTTCCGGTTTGTTGTTTTATGATAAAGAATGCTAAAACTGAGCCTGTTGGAAATTATCTTAAGCTATCTGATTTTAAAGGGGGCATGACTGTTCAGAAAGAAAAAGTTTTGGAAGCAATCCAAAAAATTGATACTAATTATTATTATAGAACAAATCAAAGAAAATTTATTAAAATTCCGGGATCACCCATTTCGTATTGGGTAAGTGAAAATGAGCTTAGTGCATTTATTCATGGAAATCCTCTTCAAGATTATTACTCACCGAAAACAGGTCTGCAAACAGGTGATAATTATACCTTTCTAAGGCATTGGAGTGAAGTGGATTTTTTTCATACTAATATACAGAATAATACTCATTATGCAAAATACCAAAAGATTAACACCGGGGGAGAATCTATTAAATGGTATGGTAATCTCAGTGATGTAATTCTTTGGGAGAATAATGGTTATAAAATCAAAAATAATAAAGGTTCTGTTATACGTAACGAGAATTATTACTACTTAGAAGGAATTTCCTGGAAAAGAATAGGCTCAAGTGAAATGAAGTTTAAATATTTACCAAAAAACTTAATTTTTGATCAGTCCGGGGATTCAATGTTTCCTATTTCTAATATGCATTATCAATTTATACTTGGTTTTCTTAATTCCCCTGTAGCAGAAAAATTTTTAGCATATATTGCACCAACATTAAATTTAACAGCTGGGAATCTTTCGAACATACCAATAATTGAAAGCAACAATTTAAATGAAAAAAAAGTAATTACTGAGTTAGTTAATCAGAATATAAAGGAAACCAAAAAAGAAGTAGATTCTTCAGAAATATCTTGGGATTTTAAATGTCATCCACTGATTTAA
- the pglX gene encoding BREX-1 system adenine-specific DNA-methyltransferase PglX, protein MDKKLIKTFAIEARVKLRESVMSKLAKLGITDEQISEITEIGNDTIEIKDNHERFTGNDVKNRAKLVEELNKREQQTGNRQIAYDTLVEEVAYTWFNRLIAIRFMEVNDYLPERERVLSSESGIKQPDIITHLLDTEMYAEFDLATKERVTELLSDSSADAVDELYQLVFIKQCNSLNQQLPDLFEKIDDYTELLFTVSYINDNGVIASLLNIPEDAFNVDEGGQVEIIGWMYQYYNTEPKDKVFARGSRKIRADEIPAATQLFTPDWIVRYMVENSLGRYYIDQKMANPNETRTEKEIADEFGWQYYLPTAEQPEDVQLQIQDERKAKSDFALQELKLIDPSMGSGHILVYAFDVFMQLYEAEGQSPRTAAELILENNLFGLDIDQRAFQLAYFALMMKGRQYSRRILSKQLRPNVYAVPNNAEIGEAELQLVQMQFNDQKKAQQDLLTLVEGFKNGDELGSLIKFEGLDFENLKSGLNNTNVSFFDQSIKEMILVGELLQQQYEIGITNPPYMGSSGFGSVLSKFSKKQYPNSKNDLFAMFMERWNNSISFTGYNTMVTMQSWMFLSSYEVMRKNILAKNTITNMMHMENMVMGIAFGTAVTIIKNNYVKGFKGTYHQIKTVDVSSNLEPSIIPIPGNRFNQITQDEFSKIPGSPIAYWVSEKLLHAFVVGKRFGDLLLSAQGMTTGDNNTFLKYWYEVKVNEISFNSDYINMTSKWYPMNKGGEYRKWYGNNDYIIWYNQESLELLKTKSGFRHDGKEYYLKESITWSSITSGSLSMRYRPSGSIFSNASREAFNTKINYLNSKNTMLYVLAIMNTKLGDLFLKILNPTINTPTGDIQKVPIIFNQSIDRIVIDFVKDCIGIVSKDWNSFEVSWDFKKHPLI, encoded by the coding sequence ATGGATAAGAAATTAATAAAGACCTTTGCGATTGAGGCACGGGTAAAGTTACGTGAAAGCGTGATGAGTAAACTTGCAAAGTTAGGGATTACTGACGAACAAATTAGTGAAATTACCGAAATTGGAAATGATACGATTGAAATTAAAGATAATCATGAACGATTCACTGGAAATGATGTTAAGAATCGCGCTAAGCTCGTTGAGGAACTAAATAAACGCGAGCAACAAACCGGAAATCGTCAAATTGCTTATGATACATTAGTTGAGGAAGTTGCTTATACATGGTTTAATCGCTTGATTGCGATCCGTTTCATGGAAGTTAATGACTACTTACCAGAGCGGGAAAGAGTCCTTTCAAGTGAATCTGGGATTAAGCAGCCCGATATCATTACGCATTTACTAGATACAGAAATGTATGCTGAATTTGATTTGGCCACAAAAGAACGTGTAACAGAACTATTATCTGATAGTTCTGCAGATGCAGTTGACGAGTTGTATCAATTGGTCTTTATCAAACAATGTAATAGCTTGAACCAACAACTACCGGATTTATTTGAAAAGATTGATGATTATACCGAACTATTATTTACAGTCTCTTACATTAATGATAATGGCGTTATCGCATCATTATTAAATATCCCAGAAGATGCCTTTAATGTTGATGAAGGCGGTCAAGTTGAGATTATTGGTTGGATGTATCAATACTATAATACAGAACCGAAGGATAAAGTATTTGCACGCGGTAGTCGAAAAATTCGAGCAGATGAAATTCCAGCCGCTACACAATTGTTTACGCCGGATTGGATTGTGCGCTACATGGTTGAAAACTCTCTAGGGCGTTACTATATCGATCAAAAGATGGCTAATCCGAATGAAACACGAACTGAAAAAGAAATTGCGGATGAATTTGGTTGGCAATATTATTTACCAACTGCAGAACAACCAGAGGATGTGCAGTTACAAATTCAGGATGAACGAAAAGCTAAAAGTGATTTCGCTTTACAAGAGTTAAAACTGATCGATCCTTCAATGGGCAGTGGTCATATTCTGGTTTATGCTTTTGATGTTTTCATGCAACTTTATGAAGCTGAGGGTCAATCACCACGAACCGCGGCTGAACTAATTCTTGAAAACAATCTATTCGGGTTAGATATCGATCAACGCGCCTTCCAACTCGCTTATTTCGCCTTGATGATGAAAGGTCGCCAGTATTCACGGCGTATTCTATCTAAGCAGCTTCGACCAAATGTGTACGCAGTACCTAATAATGCAGAGATTGGTGAAGCAGAATTACAATTAGTTCAAATGCAATTCAACGATCAAAAAAAAGCCCAACAAGATTTACTAACACTTGTTGAAGGCTTTAAAAATGGTGATGAATTAGGTTCTTTAATTAAGTTTGAAGGTCTAGATTTTGAAAATCTAAAATCCGGATTAAACAACACAAACGTTTCTTTCTTTGATCAATCGATCAAAGAAATGATTCTTGTGGGCGAACTCCTGCAACAACAATACGAGATTGGGATTACTAATCCACCGTATATGGGTTCTTCTGGATTTGGATCGGTGCTATCTAAATTTTCAAAAAAACAATATCCCAATTCAAAAAATGATCTCTTTGCAATGTTCATGGAACGTTGGAATAATTCTATTTCCTTTACTGGATATAATACAATGGTGACTATGCAGTCTTGGATGTTCCTATCTAGTTATGAAGTAATGCGTAAAAATATTCTGGCAAAAAATACAATTACCAACATGATGCATATGGAAAATATGGTCATGGGAATTGCATTTGGAACTGCGGTTACAATTATTAAGAATAATTATGTTAAAGGATTTAAGGGAACCTACCATCAAATTAAAACAGTTGACGTTTCAAGTAATTTAGAACCCTCGATTATTCCAATACCAGGCAATCGATTTAATCAAATTACTCAAGATGAGTTTAGTAAGATCCCTGGCTCACCAATTGCATACTGGGTAAGTGAAAAATTACTTCATGCTTTTGTTGTAGGGAAACGATTCGGAGACTTACTATTAAGTGCACAAGGAATGACGACAGGTGATAATAACACTTTTTTAAAGTATTGGTATGAAGTTAAGGTTAATGAAATAAGCTTCAATTCAGATTATATAAATATGACTTCAAAATGGTATCCAATGAATAAAGGTGGAGAATATCGTAAGTGGTATGGTAATAATGATTATATCATTTGGTATAACCAAGAAAGTCTGGAATTACTTAAGACTAAAAGTGGATTTCGTCATGATGGTAAAGAGTACTACCTTAAAGAATCTATTACTTGGTCAAGTATAACAAGTGGAAGTCTCTCCATGAGATATCGTCCTTCAGGCAGTATATTTTCAAATGCTAGCCGAGAGGCATTTAATACAAAAATAAATTATCTTAATAGTAAAAATACAATGTTATATGTGCTTGCTATAATGAATACCAAACTTGGAGATTTATTTCTTAAAATTCTAAATCCGACAATAAATACACCAACCGGTGATATTCAAAAAGTTCCAATAATATTTAATCAAAGTATCGACAGAATCGTAATAGATTTTGTTAAGGACTGTATTGGGATAGTAAGTAAAGATTGGAATTCTTTTGAAGTCTCTTGGGACTTCAAAAAACATCCATTAATATAA